In the Candidatus Acidiferrales bacterium genome, one interval contains:
- a CDS encoding AsmA family protein: protein MAKKRKPLFIALIVIVVIFLILIITPFFIDADRFRPQIENALSGELGRKVEIGHLSVSLLSGSLKADEISIADDAAFSKEDFLTAKSLAIGIDVMPLILSRQLHVHSLDINDPQLQLLRTAAGQWNFSTLGGAAPANAKPAAATANDPPSDPPADPPATPATTTSMANSITVDSLKISGATVSLRRVGEAMSATNVYQNVNIAAQNISEASAFPFQFDAKTPTGGKLNLTGKVGPLGNGDANHLPFDGELKAHSVPAEDIENLLAVLGYALPSGSSLKGGTLEANLALRGPLEGFVSQGPVSLNNVTLAGYSLGSKLAGALGQSSAQTGNDTLVKVASSNVSYGPAGVRAESVNVEIPGIGDVTGSGTVSANNALDFHLIAKLEGSSPLAKLTQLPFFNQGGGIPFHVDGTTSDPHVTADIAGLNKTPLNQLKVPTKGQLGGMLGGLLKRKKPQ from the coding sequence ATGGCCAAAAAGAGAAAACCTCTTTTCATCGCTTTGATTGTCATTGTTGTGATTTTTTTGATTCTGATCATCACGCCGTTTTTCATCGACGCCGACCGTTTCCGCCCGCAGATCGAGAATGCGCTGAGCGGAGAGCTTGGCCGGAAAGTCGAGATCGGGCACCTGAGCGTTTCTTTGCTCTCGGGCAGCCTGAAGGCCGACGAGATTTCCATCGCGGACGATGCGGCATTCAGCAAAGAGGATTTTTTGACCGCGAAATCGCTGGCCATCGGCATCGACGTGATGCCACTGATTCTTTCGCGGCAGTTGCACGTCCATTCGCTCGACATCAACGATCCGCAGCTCCAATTGCTGCGCACCGCGGCTGGCCAATGGAATTTCTCGACGCTGGGGGGCGCAGCTCCGGCAAACGCCAAACCGGCAGCGGCGACCGCGAATGATCCTCCCAGCGACCCGCCTGCCGATCCGCCCGCTACTCCAGCGACGACAACTTCGATGGCGAACAGCATCACCGTGGACAGCTTGAAGATCTCCGGCGCCACAGTTTCTTTGCGGCGCGTAGGCGAAGCTATGTCGGCTACGAACGTCTATCAGAACGTGAATATCGCCGCGCAGAATATCTCCGAGGCCTCGGCGTTTCCCTTTCAATTCGACGCCAAGACTCCCACCGGCGGCAAGCTGAACCTCACGGGCAAAGTCGGGCCGCTCGGCAATGGAGACGCGAATCATTTGCCATTTGACGGCGAGTTGAAAGCGCACAGCGTGCCCGCCGAGGACATCGAAAATCTTCTGGCCGTGTTGGGATATGCGTTGCCAAGCGGATCGTCGCTCAAGGGCGGCACGCTCGAAGCGAATTTGGCGTTGCGCGGGCCTCTCGAAGGATTTGTGTCTCAAGGGCCGGTCAGCTTGAATAATGTCACGCTCGCCGGTTACAGCTTGGGATCGAAACTCGCCGGCGCTTTGGGGCAGTCCAGCGCGCAGACGGGCAACGATACGCTGGTCAAAGTGGCAAGCTCGAATGTGAGCTATGGACCCGCGGGCGTTCGCGCGGAGAGCGTAAACGTGGAAATTCCCGGAATCGGCGACGTCACCGGTTCAGGAACGGTCAGCGCGAACAACGCTCTGGATTTTCACCTAATCGCAAAACTCGAAGGCTCGAGCCCGCTTGCAAAACTGACGCAACTACCGTTTTTCAATCAGGGCGGCGGCATACCGTTCCACGTGGATGGAACGACGTCCGATCCGCACGTGACCGCAGACATCGCCGGACTGAATAAGACGCCTCTCAACCAGCTGAAAGTTCCGACGAAGGGCCAGCTGGGAGGCATGCTCGGCGGACTGCTGAAAAGGAAGAAGCCGCAATAG
- a CDS encoding SDR family oxidoreductase codes for MFQTDLLKGRTILITGGGTGLGRSMALRFAELGANLFLIGRREEPLAKTCEEIRAKKARAAYAMCDVRDFAAVEEAIAAAEKEFQRVDTLVNNAAGNFIARTEKLSVNAFHAVVDIVLQGTFHCTLALGRKWIAAKQPGNVLNIAATYAAVASGSGFVVPSACAKAGVLAMTRSLAVEWARYRIRMNAIAPGPFPTEGAWSRLLPSKELEERARQAHPMKRFGRHEELANLAAYLLSDLSEYINGECVVIDGGLWLRGAGEFNDFADFPDAAWDALEAARKK; via the coding sequence ATGTTTCAGACGGACTTGCTGAAGGGAAGAACCATATTGATTACCGGAGGCGGCACCGGCCTGGGCCGATCCATGGCTCTGCGCTTCGCGGAGCTCGGCGCAAATTTATTTTTAATTGGCCGGCGCGAAGAACCGCTCGCGAAAACCTGCGAAGAAATCCGCGCTAAGAAGGCTCGCGCGGCGTATGCCATGTGCGATGTCCGCGATTTCGCGGCCGTAGAAGAAGCTATAGCGGCGGCGGAGAAGGAATTCCAGCGCGTCGACACGCTCGTCAACAATGCCGCCGGCAATTTTATCGCGCGAACAGAGAAACTTTCCGTCAATGCCTTCCATGCCGTGGTGGACATCGTGCTGCAGGGAACATTTCATTGCACGCTGGCGCTCGGGCGAAAATGGATCGCTGCAAAACAGCCTGGCAATGTGCTCAACATCGCCGCCACGTACGCCGCGGTTGCTTCCGGCTCCGGATTCGTCGTTCCCTCCGCGTGCGCCAAGGCCGGCGTGCTGGCCATGACGCGTTCGCTCGCCGTGGAATGGGCGCGCTACCGCATCCGCATGAATGCTATCGCGCCCGGTCCGTTTCCGACCGAAGGCGCGTGGTCGCGTCTCCTGCCATCCAAAGAATTGGAAGAGCGCGCGCGGCAGGCGCATCCCATGAAGCGCTTTGGCCGCCATGAAGAGCTGGCCAATCTTGCCGCCTATTTGCTCAGCGATTTATCGGAATACATCAACGGCGAGTGCGTGGTCATCGATGGTGGTCTGTGGCTCCGCGGCGCGGGCGAATTCAACGACTTCGCCGATTTCCCCGACGCCGCATGGGATGCCCTCGAAGCCGCGCGCAAAAAATAG
- a CDS encoding c-type cytochrome, which yields MKKFILGILVGFAIVFAGAYVYFSYGLAPVATSDSPMPMERYFARKALHARISREAPKRDASTFTTADLTDGATVYQMNCVFCHGLPGQQESAAAKGMFPDPPQLFTPDGTVTDDPVGVTYWKVKNGIRLTGMPGFHASLKDDEMWHVSALLARADKLPPEAASILKLPAGDPPASTTSSASAPASTPDWKDARQISPEALAAKLAGPKAERPMVLQVGARALYEGGHIPGAIYAGMASTPSGLANLKAEAAKLSKNQQIVIYCGCCPWENCPNVHPAYDELRKMGFTRLVVLLLPQDFAHDWVAQGYPVARGNK from the coding sequence GTGAAAAAATTCATTTTGGGGATCCTTGTGGGATTCGCAATCGTTTTTGCGGGAGCGTATGTTTACTTCAGCTACGGCCTTGCTCCTGTGGCGACGTCGGACAGCCCCATGCCCATGGAAAGGTATTTTGCGCGGAAAGCGTTGCACGCCAGAATCAGTCGTGAAGCTCCCAAGCGAGATGCTTCGACGTTCACGACGGCGGACCTCACCGACGGAGCGACCGTCTATCAGATGAATTGCGTCTTTTGTCATGGTCTTCCAGGGCAGCAAGAAAGCGCGGCCGCCAAAGGGATGTTCCCCGATCCGCCGCAGCTCTTCACGCCCGACGGCACGGTGACCGACGACCCGGTGGGCGTTACCTACTGGAAAGTGAAAAACGGCATACGCCTGACCGGCATGCCGGGATTCCACGCGTCGCTAAAGGATGATGAAATGTGGCACGTCAGCGCGCTCCTTGCCCGCGCCGATAAGCTTCCGCCGGAAGCTGCCTCCATTCTCAAGCTGCCTGCGGGAGATCCGCCAGCATCAACGACGTCAAGCGCATCCGCTCCGGCGAGCACGCCGGATTGGAAAGACGCGCGGCAGATTTCGCCCGAGGCTCTGGCCGCGAAGCTCGCCGGGCCGAAGGCCGAGCGCCCAATGGTGCTTCAAGTCGGCGCGCGCGCCCTCTATGAGGGAGGACATATTCCCGGAGCCATCTACGCTGGAATGGCTTCGACGCCATCCGGCCTGGCAAACCTGAAAGCAGAAGCGGCCAAACTTTCCAAGAATCAGCAAATCGTGATTTATTGCGGCTGCTGTCCCTGGGAGAACTGCCCGAACGTCCATCCGGCGTACGACGAGCTGCGCAAAATGGGATTTACGCGGTTGGTCGTCCTTCTGCTCCCGCAGGACTTCGCGCACGATTGGGTCGCGCAGGGTTATCCCGTAGCGCGAGGAAACAAGTAA
- a CDS encoding metal/formaldehyde-sensitive transcriptional repressor, whose protein sequence is MSHLSREKLDLINRTKKVVGQLEAVQRALEEDAHCSDVLQRLAAARGAINSLMGELMEDHIRHHMPRNSKSSEEAADDVIDIIRTYLK, encoded by the coding sequence ATGTCGCACCTTTCGCGAGAAAAACTCGATCTGATTAATCGCACGAAGAAAGTCGTGGGCCAGCTGGAAGCCGTCCAGCGCGCGCTTGAAGAGGATGCGCACTGCTCCGACGTTCTCCAGCGGCTGGCCGCGGCGCGCGGCGCCATCAATAGCCTGATGGGGGAGCTGATGGAGGACCACATTCGCCATCACATGCCGCGAAATTCCAAATCTTCGGAAGAAGCCGCCGATGACGTCATTGACATCATCCGGACGTATCTGAAGTAA
- a CDS encoding carbohydrate porin, whose amino-acid sequence MAKKTFSLLAYLILVCLLILGGERTRAQTSSAAGTQQTQDQVSLNPPQQIETDSGAAASGDPDSDALTIFPHLDSTRYWLSGQANIILQWHPAFPAKYSGPNSLSAAAQSSTSHVFTVYTGYELSDTTQVFADAEDSTGPGIGDALGLAGYTNLDVVRTADGVVLTHAPYLARLLLRQIIPLSHEKVSAERNFLNLATSLPKRRLEFWVGKFTMPDFFDTNGPGSDSHLQFLNWTVDNNGAYDYAANTRGYTDGAMVEYDDGRWSARFAEALMPKVANGINLDADVARSRSENFEADYNGGFLHHRDGAIRILAYLNHADMGNYREAIEEFLAGDTSKPTITATRRQGRHKYGFGLNFEQNLTGQLRAFGRWGWSDGHNESFVYTEVDRTLELGADNSGDSWRRKNDRAGFAFSLNGISGDHARYLALGGDGFLLGDGSLNYAHEKIVETYYTAHIWRGTFVSFDLQHINNPGYNQDRGPVLVPGVRAHVDF is encoded by the coding sequence ATGGCAAAGAAAACATTCTCGTTGCTGGCGTATTTGATTCTCGTCTGCTTGTTGATACTCGGCGGAGAAAGAACTCGCGCGCAAACATCTTCTGCCGCCGGAACGCAGCAGACGCAAGACCAGGTTTCGCTGAATCCACCGCAACAAATAGAGACGGACTCCGGCGCTGCGGCTTCGGGCGATCCTGATTCGGATGCGCTTACGATCTTTCCTCATCTGGATTCCACGCGCTATTGGCTCTCGGGTCAGGCCAATATCATCCTTCAATGGCATCCCGCATTTCCTGCAAAGTATAGCGGTCCAAACAGCCTCTCGGCGGCGGCGCAAAGCTCGACGTCCCATGTTTTCACCGTCTATACAGGTTATGAGCTCTCTGATACGACTCAGGTCTTCGCTGACGCGGAGGATTCCACCGGTCCGGGAATTGGCGACGCTCTGGGTCTGGCCGGGTACACGAATCTCGACGTCGTGCGCACAGCCGACGGAGTTGTTTTGACGCACGCGCCGTATCTGGCGCGGCTCTTGCTTCGCCAGATCATTCCGCTTTCACACGAAAAGGTTTCCGCCGAACGCAATTTTCTCAATCTCGCCACTTCGCTGCCAAAGCGGCGACTCGAATTCTGGGTGGGCAAATTCACCATGCCTGATTTTTTCGATACCAACGGCCCGGGTAGCGACTCGCATCTCCAATTCTTGAATTGGACTGTGGACAATAACGGCGCGTATGACTACGCGGCGAATACCCGCGGCTATACCGACGGCGCGATGGTGGAATACGACGATGGCCGGTGGTCCGCGCGATTCGCCGAGGCGCTGATGCCTAAAGTTGCCAATGGCATCAATCTCGACGCCGATGTGGCGCGGTCGCGCTCGGAAAATTTCGAGGCGGACTACAATGGCGGATTCCTGCATCACCGCGATGGCGCAATTCGCATTCTCGCGTATTTGAATCATGCGGACATGGGGAATTATCGCGAAGCTATCGAAGAATTTCTTGCCGGGGACACTTCAAAGCCCACCATCACTGCCACGCGCCGGCAAGGACGCCACAAGTACGGCTTCGGATTGAATTTCGAGCAAAATCTAACGGGCCAGCTTCGCGCCTTTGGCCGCTGGGGCTGGAGCGACGGACACAACGAATCATTTGTTTACACGGAAGTGGATCGCACGCTCGAACTGGGGGCCGACAACAGCGGCGATTCGTGGCGGCGCAAGAACGACCGCGCGGGCTTCGCTTTTTCGCTCAACGGAATCTCCGGCGATCACGCGCGCTATCTCGCCCTGGGAGGCGACGGCTTTTTGCTCGGCGACGGCTCTCTGAATTACGCGCATGAGAAAATCGTGGAGACGTATTACACAGCGCATATCTGGCGCGGGACATTTGTTTCTTTCGATCTGCAGCACATCAACAATCCCGGCTACAACCAGGACCGCGGGCCGGTGCTCGTTCCCGGCGTGCGCGCGCACGTGGATTTTTGA
- a CDS encoding carboxypeptidase-like regulatory domain-containing protein: MRRKITWALAISLFAIASAAARPSTGRIAGVVLGANDRPVANADVVIERSDGSHPAATHTDAKGQYAVKFLVQGYYDIRASRGESASPWKHNVIVRWGQTTEVNLRLRRIPPSK; the protein is encoded by the coding sequence GTGCGACGAAAAATCACCTGGGCTCTCGCAATTTCGCTTTTCGCTATCGCCAGTGCCGCTGCGCGCCCGTCCACCGGCAGGATTGCTGGCGTGGTGCTCGGTGCCAATGACCGGCCAGTCGCTAATGCGGATGTGGTGATTGAGCGCTCGGACGGCTCGCATCCAGCAGCGACACATACGGATGCAAAAGGGCAATACGCCGTGAAATTCCTCGTTCAAGGGTATTACGACATTCGCGCTTCTCGAGGCGAATCGGCCTCGCCGTGGAAGCACAATGTAATCGTCAGGTGGGGACAGACGACGGAAGTGAATCTGCGCCTGCGTCGCATTCCGCCATCGAAATAG
- a CDS encoding energy transducer TonB has translation MRGERFLKTCLVEGDSETEGRAKRRRRGALSAALAVEVLTIAVLVILPLMNTSALPPQFIFLPHIPFSGTPAVRPAVIHARETANASQVFVPLNPNLSPTRVSRIAAVTPSSAPEIPGSPQSFSDQPLGIFDASVDTPLLQQPRPAPPQIIRRSESVQEGLLANRVQPQYPEIARMARISGTVELRAIIGRDGRVRSVEVLSGSPLLAPAAVSAVRQWRYRPTLLDGEAVEVETHVTVRFLLDP, from the coding sequence ATGCGAGGCGAGCGATTTCTGAAAACATGTTTGGTGGAAGGCGACTCGGAGACAGAGGGGCGCGCGAAACGGCGCCGCCGCGGCGCTCTAAGTGCCGCTCTGGCAGTTGAAGTCCTGACGATAGCAGTCCTCGTGATATTGCCGCTCATGAACACGAGCGCATTGCCACCGCAATTTATCTTCCTGCCACACATTCCGTTTTCTGGCACGCCTGCGGTGAGGCCAGCCGTAATTCATGCCCGCGAAACTGCGAACGCGTCGCAGGTGTTTGTGCCATTGAATCCGAATCTTTCGCCAACGCGGGTATCGCGCATAGCGGCCGTTACGCCTTCTTCTGCGCCTGAGATTCCAGGCAGTCCTCAAAGTTTTTCGGATCAGCCACTGGGAATTTTTGACGCATCAGTAGACACGCCGTTGCTTCAGCAGCCCCGCCCCGCGCCGCCGCAAATCATTCGACGAAGCGAAAGCGTGCAGGAAGGGCTTCTGGCAAACCGTGTTCAACCGCAGTATCCGGAAATCGCGCGAATGGCAAGGATTTCGGGAACGGTCGAGCTGCGGGCCATCATCGGGCGCGACGGACGCGTGCGCTCCGTGGAAGTCCTGAGCGGCAGCCCGCTACTTGCTCCGGCCGCCGTGTCCGCCGTACGCCAATGGCGCTACCGCCCCACTCTGCTCGATGGCGAAGCGGTCGAGGTCGAGACGCACGTTACCGTGCGATTCCTCTTGGATCCGTAA
- a CDS encoding carboxypeptidase regulatory-like domain-containing protein, whose amino-acid sequence MQNISETKFSFLVFALRSAGVVALLFALSSVAMAQSTATLQGLVTDASNAAVPGATVLIHNQGTGVDVTTKTDQAGDYVMPGLLPGLYTITFNANGFQSFVIKDLKLDVATTVTENAQLKVGEVTQEVVVNGGTPLVNPSSISVSQVITQKTVQEIPLNGRHFLDLANLTPGTMTAPQNGFLVSPLQGLGALSIDTAGQRETTVNLLVNGVNLNDEVQNQATFQPSIDTVSEFKIDNSTFPAQYGRNSGAIINIATRSGTNDYHGEAFDFLRNNYFDARNFFNPVGTTQSPLNRNDFGGDFGGPVKKNKAFFFASYEGLRQLHALPLEVSVPGTGTTSSNTVVNSLLTLLAKDAPANGTLGGQPAFFGSTNAPVNVDIGTGDLDFNLTSNDQFHGYYAIEKDHRFEPTSATNVPGFGDTRDGSRQLLTLSESHIFNPDMTNQVRLGFNRLHITFLPNDSNLTPSSFGIGLPATVPNVGLPSIVIQGLPSGVLEFGNPGGEPQGRGDTTVAFNDTMTWLKGKHTVDFGVDISRFYNNNIGENVGSFTFSSLTNFLNDGAAAFSTLEGNSDNKVLMPSWGAFVQDSYKWKPNLTFNVGLRYDWNGTPTEAANRFAVFDPSSDSLVTIGTPGFGQVFPTNNKLFQPRVGLAWDPWGDGKTAVRVGYAILDQQPTTNVVSGLTGNPPFAVPLASSSATNSITLEAPPTNPKTVSPFTVDPNYHDAYVQDWNVTIQRELTNTLGIQVAYVGSKATHLQQEVNLNQPAVVAGVFGVKTAAPYANFSEIPEVTSNGNSNYNALWVTAKKQATHGLEFLATYTWSKSLDYASLDFPNVLPQDSNNLQNEYGPSDFDARNRFVLSGFYSLPFKGNRAISGWQVAVVTQAQSGNPLTAYMSGVSGLFPGAVVRPNVTGPIDVTGNPSNWIANPGVFTNPCSSASGTLVCAPGNEGRNSIIGPDFVDTDFSLIKDTKITERVTSEFRAEAFDIFNHPNFGDPNFVFNAATGTALASSVINSTRFPTGDFGSSRQLQFALKLIF is encoded by the coding sequence ATGCAAAACATAAGCGAGACAAAATTTTCTTTTCTCGTGTTCGCGCTTCGCTCCGCTGGAGTGGTGGCGCTACTTTTCGCATTGAGTTCCGTGGCGATGGCGCAGTCGACAGCCACGCTGCAAGGACTCGTCACGGATGCATCAAACGCCGCGGTGCCCGGCGCCACGGTGCTCATTCACAACCAAGGTACCGGCGTGGATGTTACGACGAAGACGGATCAAGCCGGTGACTACGTAATGCCTGGATTGCTTCCGGGCCTTTACACCATCACCTTCAACGCCAATGGATTTCAGAGCTTCGTTATTAAGGATTTGAAGCTCGACGTGGCCACGACGGTCACAGAAAACGCGCAACTGAAAGTAGGGGAAGTTACGCAGGAGGTGGTCGTTAATGGTGGCACACCTCTAGTGAATCCGAGCAGCATTTCCGTGAGCCAGGTGATTACGCAAAAGACGGTGCAGGAGATTCCTTTGAATGGCCGGCATTTTCTGGATCTGGCTAACCTGACGCCCGGGACGATGACGGCGCCCCAGAATGGATTCCTGGTCTCCCCGCTGCAGGGCTTGGGCGCACTGAGCATTGATACGGCCGGTCAGCGCGAAACGACAGTGAATCTGCTGGTCAACGGCGTCAACTTGAACGATGAAGTACAGAACCAAGCCACGTTCCAGCCGTCAATTGATACGGTGTCGGAATTCAAGATCGACAACTCCACGTTTCCCGCGCAGTATGGCAGAAACTCCGGCGCGATTATCAACATCGCCACGCGCTCGGGAACGAACGATTATCACGGCGAAGCGTTCGATTTCCTGCGCAACAATTATTTCGACGCGCGCAACTTTTTCAATCCCGTGGGCACGACGCAATCACCTCTCAACCGCAATGATTTTGGCGGCGACTTCGGAGGGCCGGTCAAGAAAAATAAGGCATTCTTCTTCGCCAGCTATGAGGGCCTGCGACAGCTTCACGCATTACCACTGGAGGTGAGCGTTCCGGGAACTGGAACCACTTCTTCAAATACTGTGGTCAACAGCCTTCTGACTCTGCTTGCGAAGGACGCGCCGGCGAATGGCACGTTGGGCGGACAACCGGCCTTCTTCGGGTCCACGAACGCACCGGTGAATGTAGACATCGGAACAGGCGACCTGGACTTCAATTTGACCAGCAATGATCAATTTCATGGTTACTATGCCATTGAAAAAGATCATCGCTTTGAGCCGACGTCGGCGACTAACGTTCCTGGTTTCGGCGACACGCGCGACGGATCGCGGCAGCTTTTGACCCTGAGTGAGAGCCACATTTTTAATCCCGACATGACCAACCAGGTTCGTCTTGGATTCAACCGCCTGCACATCACGTTCTTACCGAACGACAGCAATCTCACGCCATCCAGTTTTGGCATTGGCCTTCCGGCTACAGTGCCTAACGTTGGTCTGCCGAGCATTGTGATCCAAGGACTCCCGTCCGGGGTTCTGGAGTTCGGTAACCCTGGCGGGGAACCTCAGGGACGCGGCGACACCACAGTGGCGTTCAACGACACAATGACCTGGCTGAAGGGCAAGCACACGGTCGACTTCGGTGTGGATATCAGCCGGTTCTACAACAATAATATTGGAGAAAACGTGGGCTCGTTCACATTCAGCTCACTTACCAATTTCCTGAATGACGGGGCTGCAGCCTTCTCGACTCTCGAAGGCAACTCAGACAACAAGGTTCTGATGCCCTCATGGGGCGCTTTTGTTCAGGACAGCTACAAGTGGAAACCGAACCTGACGTTCAATGTCGGTTTGCGCTATGACTGGAACGGGACGCCAACTGAGGCGGCCAATCGGTTCGCCGTATTTGATCCAAGTTCAGATTCGCTGGTTACTATCGGCACTCCGGGATTTGGCCAGGTTTTCCCGACGAACAATAAGCTATTTCAGCCGCGCGTGGGCCTCGCCTGGGATCCGTGGGGTGACGGCAAGACGGCCGTACGCGTCGGTTATGCGATCCTTGATCAACAACCGACGACGAACGTCGTTTCCGGATTGACGGGAAATCCGCCGTTTGCGGTGCCGCTGGCGAGCAGTTCCGCCACAAACAGCATTACGTTGGAGGCTCCGCCGACGAATCCCAAGACAGTCTCGCCTTTCACTGTCGATCCGAACTACCACGACGCCTACGTGCAGGATTGGAACGTCACAATTCAGCGCGAGCTGACCAATACATTGGGCATTCAAGTGGCTTACGTCGGCTCCAAGGCCACTCATTTGCAGCAGGAAGTGAACCTCAACCAGCCCGCAGTCGTCGCCGGCGTTTTTGGGGTGAAGACTGCCGCTCCATACGCAAACTTCAGTGAAATACCGGAGGTCACGAGCAACGGCAATTCCAATTACAACGCCCTCTGGGTGACAGCCAAGAAACAGGCGACTCATGGGCTTGAGTTCTTGGCGACCTACACGTGGTCGAAATCTCTCGACTACGCCTCGCTCGATTTCCCGAACGTTCTTCCGCAGGACAGCAACAACCTGCAGAATGAGTACGGACCTTCGGATTTCGACGCGCGGAACCGTTTTGTGCTGAGCGGTTTCTATTCCTTGCCGTTCAAGGGGAATCGAGCGATTTCCGGGTGGCAGGTTGCAGTTGTCACACAAGCGCAGAGCGGCAATCCGCTGACGGCGTATATGTCCGGAGTCAGCGGTCTTTTCCCGGGTGCCGTCGTGCGACCCAATGTGACAGGGCCGATCGATGTCACCGGCAACCCATCAAACTGGATTGCGAACCCAGGCGTCTTCACCAATCCGTGCAGCTCAGCGAGTGGAACGCTGGTCTGCGCCCCTGGAAACGAAGGCCGGAACTCGATCATCGGGCCGGACTTTGTAGACACGGACTTCTCGTTGATTAAGGACACGAAGATCACCGAGCGGGTCACGTCCGAATTTCGGGCGGAAGCGTTCGATATCTTTAATCATCCCAACTTCGGCGATCCGAACTTCGTTTTCAACGCGGCGACGGGCACTGCGCTGGCTTCCAGCGTGATTAACTCGACGCGCTTCCCGACGGGTGACTTCGGCTCGTCGCGACAGCTCCAGTTTGCGCTGAAGCTGATTTTCTAA
- the asd gene encoding aspartate-semialdehyde dehydrogenase yields the protein MEKFRVGILGATGAVGQRFVQLLEHHPWFEVAEVAASERSAGKAYVDAAGWRLDTPLPKAAGGLLVKDLRPNLDCDFVFSGLDSSVAGEAEEEFASAGYPVISNSRNHRMDADVPLLIPEVNPQHTAILPHQQAARNYLTGFIATNPNCSAIGLALALKPLEDAFGLEEVFVVTMQAISGAGHSGVAAGAIHDNVIPHISGEEEKMEAEPQKILGKLEAQRFVPAGFRVSAHCNRVPVIDGHTEAVSVRLRRKASLEEVREAFLSFTAEPQRLKLPFAPAHPILLREEADRPQPRLDRNAENGMAVVVGRLRPCPLADFKFTLLSHNMIRGAAGAAILNAELLAAQGHLRRRNGSDAEHKQLLGARALEAGSRRSG from the coding sequence GTGGAAAAATTTCGGGTGGGAATTCTAGGAGCGACGGGCGCGGTGGGACAGCGATTCGTCCAACTGCTCGAGCATCATCCGTGGTTTGAGGTCGCGGAAGTGGCGGCGTCGGAGCGCTCCGCCGGAAAGGCGTATGTGGACGCAGCCGGATGGCGGCTGGATACGCCGCTGCCGAAGGCGGCGGGCGGTCTTTTAGTGAAGGATTTGCGTCCAAATCTGGATTGCGATTTTGTTTTTTCCGGACTGGATTCCTCAGTGGCAGGAGAAGCGGAAGAAGAATTCGCTAGTGCAGGTTATCCGGTGATCAGCAACAGCCGGAATCATCGCATGGATGCCGATGTGCCTCTGCTCATACCCGAAGTGAATCCGCAGCACACGGCGATTTTGCCGCACCAGCAAGCAGCGCGAAATTATTTGACGGGTTTCATCGCCACAAATCCGAATTGTTCGGCGATTGGACTGGCGCTGGCGCTCAAGCCGCTGGAAGATGCATTTGGCCTGGAGGAAGTCTTTGTCGTGACGATGCAGGCGATTTCCGGCGCGGGACATTCCGGCGTGGCCGCAGGCGCAATTCACGACAATGTGATTCCTCACATCAGCGGCGAGGAAGAAAAGATGGAAGCCGAGCCACAGAAAATCCTCGGCAAGCTCGAAGCGCAGCGGTTCGTGCCGGCGGGATTTCGCGTCAGCGCGCATTGCAATCGCGTGCCGGTAATCGACGGCCACACGGAAGCGGTCTCCGTGCGGCTGAGGCGAAAGGCTTCGCTTGAGGAAGTCCGCGAGGCGTTTCTGAGTTTTACGGCGGAGCCGCAGCGGCTGAAATTGCCCTTTGCGCCTGCGCATCCGATTCTTCTGCGCGAGGAAGCGGACCGGCCGCAGCCGCGGCTGGATCGCAACGCGGAAAATGGCATGGCGGTTGTTGTCGGAAGACTCCGGCCGTGCCCACTGGCTGATTTCAAGTTCACTTTGCTTTCGCATAACATGATTCGCGGCGCGGCGGGCGCGGCGATTTTGAACGCGGAACTGCTGGCAGCGCAGGGACATCTGCGGCGGCGAAATGGATCCGATGCGGAGCATAAACAGTTACTCGGCGCCCGGGCGTTAGAAGCTGGGAGCCGACGCAGTGGTTAG